The Deefgea tanakiae DNA segment AAGACGAAATAAATCAATCCAAAAAACATAGATAAACCTAGATTTTATTGAGCCGATGAAGTATCGACTGCTTTGACGGTGGCGTGCCGAAATGCCCACCAGTGACTACCACTAAAATTCCAAATCAAACCAATCGCCGTTGTTAGCAATTGTGCAAACCAATAGCCCCAATGCCAATACCCCACAAACAAGGCCATCAAACCCGTATTGATGCACCAGCCAATGCCAGAAATCACATAAAACTTTGTTGCGGCGTCACGGTGAGACTTTTGATTATGTTGGCTTTTAAAAGTGACAAAGTAATTCAATAAATAATTGGCGACCGAGCCCAAGGCATAACCAAGACCTGAGGCAATTGCGGCTTTGATGGCAAAAAATTCCACACCCAGCCATAGCACCATGTACTGAATCGCGGTGCCACATAAACCTACCGCAGCAAAAGTGAGAAATTTCTTAATGATTGGTGGCATTGGAAACCCAAAGGCATCAGCAAAACATCGTCATACCCATTCGTAATTCATACGACGGGGTGCTCGACTCGATCTTATTCCTTAGACGGAAAACCGATTTTATCTTGCACCACATACAGAGGACGACGTTTGATCTCGTTGTAAATCCGGCCGATGTATTCACCTAAAATACCGATGCACATCAATTGCACGCCGCCAAGGAATAAAATCGCCACCATGATTTCCGCCCATCCAGCCACCCAATCAGGTGTGGTTAAGCGTACGAATAAGGTATTAATAATGCCGATCAGCGCAATGAAAGAAGAAAGTAAACCGATGGTGATCGACAGCTGCAATGGCTTGGTTGAGAAGGACAAAATGCCATCGGTGGCAAAACGTATCATTTTGCGCAGCGGATATTTGCTTTCACCGGCAAAACGCTCTGCACGGCGGTATGGGAGTGCAACTTGCTTAAAGCCAACCCAGCTCACCATTCCACGTACAAAACGATCCCGTTCAGGCATCGCCTTGAGCACATCGACCACTTTGCGATCCATTAAACGGAAGTCGCCGGTATCCAGCGGGATAGGTACGTCTGAAAGCTTGTTCAGCACACGATAGAAAGCGCGAGCAGTAACGAGTTTGAAGGCGGACTCTCCCGGACGGTCAACGCGAGTGCCATACACCACATGGTAACCCGAACGCCACAGCGCAATCATCTCACTCACCACTTCGGGTGGATCTTGTAAATCAGCGTCGATCAACACCACAGCATCACCGCTAGCGGCATCAATCCCTGCAGTCACCGCCGTTTGATGACCAAAGTTACGGGCAAATCCAACAATTCTAATCTCAGGATCCGCCGCTTGTGCTGCAATCAACAATTCACGGGTACGGTCTTTACTGCCGTCATCGACAAAGATGAACTCACAGTCCATATCCAACACCGTTGCGCGAAAATCGCGCAATCGTTTCAGTGTTTCACTGATGACTTCTTCTTCGTTGTAACACGGGATAACCACTGACAGTCGCTGTTGCATATTTCACCCTCCATCCACGCGCTCGTTTGGCGCCAAGCATTTTGCTTGATTATTTTTGTAGTGTTCCAATTTGCAGTTACACAATCGAACGGACTCAACCTTACATCATCAAGCTTCGCTTGGA contains these protein-coding regions:
- a CDS encoding GtrA family protein; its protein translation is MPPIIKKFLTFAAVGLCGTAIQYMVLWLGVEFFAIKAAIASGLGYALGSVANYLLNYFVTFKSQHNQKSHRDAATKFYVISGIGWCINTGLMALFVGYWHWGYWFAQLLTTAIGLIWNFSGSHWWAFRHATVKAVDTSSAQ
- a CDS encoding glycosyltransferase family 2 protein, with amino-acid sequence MQQRLSVVIPCYNEEEVISETLKRLRDFRATVLDMDCEFIFVDDGSKDRTRELLIAAQAADPEIRIVGFARNFGHQTAVTAGIDAASGDAVVLIDADLQDPPEVVSEMIALWRSGYHVVYGTRVDRPGESAFKLVTARAFYRVLNKLSDVPIPLDTGDFRLMDRKVVDVLKAMPERDRFVRGMVSWVGFKQVALPYRRAERFAGESKYPLRKMIRFATDGILSFSTKPLQLSITIGLLSSFIALIGIINTLFVRLTTPDWVAGWAEIMVAILFLGGVQLMCIGILGEYIGRIYNEIKRRPLYVVQDKIGFPSKE